In the Streptomyces sp. NBC_00525 genome, one interval contains:
- a CDS encoding GIY-YIG nuclease family protein, whose amino-acid sequence MVDGYSDQFRLSITEALSTQLYAALSRLEPAPLTLENLAALAPQAEKLGLPSMSGVYQLFRQEPGKERQLTYVGKADEPLSERLGNHLYKLSGREGISIDEMSFKCLFVEEDLSSVSPEKMLIKEHLKTGKIVWNNRGFGNNDPGRNRDRTVIKRTHFDLEFPVDLSRTVKGLAPGVHSLHDVLWQIKRGIPFLFRFKHSAFFKQQMVTVPGGELTVDEALRFVAQHLTGKWQICALLGWVIMYDDSPSTYPSARRYYRLEGVTDQIPKSRTPGRNDAEDDADEADGGFDE is encoded by the coding sequence ATGGTCGATGGGTACAGCGATCAGTTCCGGCTCAGCATTACCGAGGCGTTGAGCACGCAACTGTATGCCGCTCTGTCTCGCCTGGAGCCCGCGCCCCTCACGCTGGAGAACCTCGCCGCCCTCGCTCCCCAGGCTGAGAAGCTGGGCTTGCCAAGCATGTCTGGCGTGTACCAGCTCTTCCGCCAGGAGCCCGGCAAGGAGCGTCAGCTTACTTACGTCGGAAAGGCCGACGAGCCGCTTTCCGAGCGTCTCGGGAATCACCTCTATAAGCTGTCCGGGCGAGAAGGTATTTCCATTGATGAGATGTCGTTCAAGTGCCTCTTCGTGGAAGAGGACCTTTCCTCGGTCTCTCCGGAAAAGATGCTCATCAAGGAGCACCTCAAGACCGGAAAGATCGTCTGGAACAATCGTGGATTCGGTAACAACGACCCTGGGCGCAATCGCGACCGGACCGTGATCAAGAGAACTCATTTCGATCTTGAGTTTCCCGTTGATCTTTCCCGTACGGTGAAGGGACTCGCGCCCGGGGTTCATTCCCTCCACGACGTGCTGTGGCAGATCAAGCGTGGCATACCGTTCCTCTTCCGCTTCAAGCACTCGGCCTTCTTCAAGCAGCAGATGGTCACAGTTCCCGGAGGTGAGCTGACTGTGGACGAAGCGCTTCGCTTCGTCGCGCAGCACCTGACGGGAAAGTGGCAGATCTGTGCTCTGCTCGGCTGGGTGATCATGTACGACGACAGCCCCTCGACGTACCCCAGTGCCCGACGGTACTACCGGCTTGAGGGTGTAACTGATCAGATTCCGAAGAGTCGGACGCCCGGCAGGAACGACGCGGAAGACGACGCCGACGAGGCAGACGGCGGCTTCGACGAGTAG
- a CDS encoding C40 family peptidase, which yields MSHTALIPSHRKPRRNASTTALRAGVAGGVLSTIAVAGAAGPAQAEPVTQTIEMPTITAGLSTTAAASAAATQQVALDLATQAQEDAAATSAAKDAKKAKAEAVRKAEAKKKAEAAAKAKAEAAERASRAAARTTLQPAGGSSSSGSTAATTTSTSTTSTSSRATGSAASVVAFAQAQVGDAYVSGGTGPNSWDCSGLVQAAFRTVGVDLPRISQSQSTFGTQVGLGNLQPGDILYWGSAGSAYHVGIYVGGGQFVGAQNSSTGVVQRPLSYDPPTGAVRVL from the coding sequence ATGTCCCACACCGCTCTCATACCCAGCCACCGGAAGCCCCGCCGGAACGCCTCGACGACGGCGCTGCGTGCCGGAGTTGCCGGTGGCGTCCTCAGCACCATCGCGGTCGCGGGTGCCGCCGGTCCGGCCCAGGCCGAACCGGTGACCCAGACGATCGAGATGCCCACCATCACGGCGGGACTCTCCACCACGGCCGCCGCCTCCGCCGCGGCGACGCAGCAGGTGGCCCTGGACCTGGCGACGCAGGCCCAGGAGGACGCCGCGGCCACCAGTGCCGCCAAGGACGCCAAGAAGGCCAAGGCGGAGGCCGTCCGCAAGGCCGAGGCCAAGAAGAAGGCCGAGGCGGCCGCCAAGGCCAAGGCGGAGGCCGCCGAGCGCGCCTCCCGCGCCGCGGCCCGCACCACCCTCCAGCCGGCCGGCGGCTCGTCGTCCTCCGGCTCCACCGCCGCCACGACGACCTCGACCTCGACCACGTCGACGTCCTCCCGCGCCACCGGCTCCGCGGCCTCCGTCGTGGCGTTCGCGCAGGCGCAGGTCGGCGACGCGTACGTGTCCGGCGGCACCGGCCCCAATTCCTGGGACTGCTCCGGCCTGGTCCAGGCCGCGTTCCGCACGGTGGGCGTGGACCTGCCGCGCATCTCGCAGTCCCAGTCGACCTTCGGCACCCAGGTCGGCCTCGGCAACCTCCAGCCCGGCGACATCCTGTACTGGGGCAGCGCCGGCAGCGCGTACCACGTCGGGATCTACGTGGGCGGCGGCCAGTTCGTCGGCGCGCAGAACTCCTCCACCGGTGTGGTGCAGCGCCCGCTGTCGTACGACCCGCCGACCGGCGCGGTCCGCGTCCTGTAG
- a CDS encoding NADH-quinone oxidoreductase subunit A, whose product MNAYAPILVLGALGAGFAIFSVVMATLIGPKRYNRAKLEAYECGIEPTPTPAGGGRFPIKYYLTAMLFIVFDIEIVFLYPWAVSFDALGIFGLVEMLLFVLTVFVAYAYVWRRGGLEWD is encoded by the coding sequence GTGAATGCCTACGCGCCCATCCTCGTGCTCGGCGCCCTCGGGGCAGGGTTTGCGATCTTCTCCGTGGTCATGGCCACGCTTATCGGCCCCAAGCGGTACAACCGGGCAAAGCTCGAAGCGTACGAGTGCGGTATCGAACCCACACCGACGCCGGCCGGAGGCGGCCGCTTTCCCATCAAGTACTACCTGACGGCGATGCTCTTCATCGTCTTCGACATCGAGATCGTCTTCCTCTATCCCTGGGCGGTCAGCTTCGACGCCCTGGGGATCTTCGGGCTCGTGGAGATGCTGCTCTTCGTGCTCACCGTCTTCGTCGCCTACGCGTATGTGTGGCGGCGCGGCGGCCTGGAATGGGACTGA
- a CDS encoding NuoB/complex I 20 kDa subunit family protein translates to MGLEEKLPSGFVLTTVEQAAGWVRKSSVFPATFGLACCAIEMMTTGAGRYDLARFGMEVFRGSPRQADLMIVAGRVSQKMAPVLRQVYDQMPNPKWVISMGVCASSGGMFNNYAIVQGVDHIVPVDIYLPGCPPRPEMLMDAILKLHQKIQGSKLGVNAEEAAREAEEAALKALPLIEMKGLLR, encoded by the coding sequence ATGGGACTCGAAGAGAAGCTGCCGAGCGGCTTCGTTCTGACCACCGTCGAGCAGGCGGCCGGCTGGGTGCGGAAGTCCTCCGTCTTCCCGGCGACATTCGGCCTCGCCTGTTGCGCCATCGAGATGATGACCACCGGGGCGGGCCGCTACGACCTGGCCCGCTTCGGCATGGAGGTCTTCCGCGGCTCGCCGCGGCAGGCGGACCTGATGATCGTGGCCGGGCGGGTGAGCCAGAAGATGGCGCCCGTCCTGCGGCAGGTCTACGACCAGATGCCGAACCCCAAGTGGGTCATCTCCATGGGCGTCTGCGCGTCATCGGGCGGAATGTTCAACAATTACGCGATTGTTCAGGGCGTTGATCACATCGTCCCGGTTGATATCTATTTGCCGGGCTGCCCACCGCGGCCCGAGATGCTGATGGACGCGATCCTCAAGCTGCACCAGAAGATCCAGGGCTCCAAGCTCGGGGTCAACGCCGAGGAAGCCGCCCGCGAGGCGGAGGAAGCGGCGCTCAAGGCCCTGCCCCTCATCGAGATGAAGGGGCTGCTGCGATGA
- a CDS encoding NADH-quinone oxidoreductase subunit C — MSDEHNGSAVPAPRDVHGEVIGVRKGMFGANNGGDTSGYGGLVRTVALPGASSRPYGGWFDEVADELEGALEEQDLLPENAIEKTVVDRGELTFHIAREHLVTVAKTLRDDPALRFELCTGVSGVHFPGDKGRELHAVYHLRSITHGRLIRLEVSTPDDDRHLPSLVPVYPTNDWHEREAYDFFGLVFDGHPALTRIMMPDDWQGFPQRKDYPLGGIPVEYKGAQIPAPDQRRSYS; from the coding sequence ATGAGCGACGAGCACAACGGCTCCGCCGTCCCCGCCCCGCGCGACGTGCACGGCGAGGTCATCGGCGTACGCAAGGGCATGTTCGGCGCCAACAACGGCGGCGACACCTCCGGCTACGGCGGCCTCGTCCGCACCGTCGCCCTGCCCGGCGCCTCCTCCCGCCCCTACGGCGGCTGGTTCGACGAGGTGGCCGACGAGCTGGAGGGCGCCCTGGAGGAGCAGGACCTCCTTCCGGAGAACGCGATCGAGAAGACCGTGGTCGACCGGGGCGAGCTGACCTTCCACATCGCCCGCGAGCACCTGGTCACCGTCGCGAAGACCCTGCGCGACGACCCGGCCCTCCGCTTCGAACTGTGCACCGGCGTCAGCGGCGTGCACTTCCCCGGCGACAAGGGCCGCGAGCTGCACGCCGTCTACCACCTGCGCTCGATCACCCACGGCCGGCTCATCCGGCTGGAGGTCTCCACGCCGGACGACGACCGCCACCTGCCGTCCCTCGTCCCGGTCTACCCGACCAACGACTGGCACGAGCGCGAGGCGTACGACTTCTTCGGACTCGTCTTCGACGGGCACCCGGCCCTGACCCGGATCATGATGCCGGACGACTGGCAGGGCTTCCCGCAGCGCAAGGACTACCCGCTCGGCGGCATCCCCGTCGAGTACAAGGGCGCCCAGATCCCGGCTCCGGACCAGCGGAGGTCGTACTCCTGA
- a CDS encoding NADH-quinone oxidoreductase subunit D, translated as MTTPHATPRATTEGTVYTVTGGDWDEVVETAAKSDDERIIVNMGPQHPSTHGVLRLILEIDGETVTEARCGIGYLHTGIEKNLEYRSWTQGTTFVTRMDYLTPFFNETAYCLGVEKLLGIEDQIPDRASVLRVLLMELNRISSHLVCIATGGMELGATTIMIYGFRDRELVLDLFELITGLRMNHAFVRPGGLAQDLPPGAVDQIREFVKTMKKNLPEYDALATGNPIFKARLQDVGYLDLTGCMALGATGPILRSAGLPHDLRKTDPYCGYENYEFDVPTADTCDSYGRFLIRLEEMRQSLRIIEQCIDRLEPGPVMVADKKIAWPAQLALGPDGIGNSLDHIKKIMGTSMEALIHHFKLVTEGFRVPAGQAYTAVESPKGELGVHVVSDGGTRPYRVHFRDPSFTNLQAMAAMCEGGQVADVIVAVASIDPVMGGVDR; from the coding sequence ATGACCACTCCCCACGCGACACCCCGCGCCACCACCGAGGGCACCGTATATACGGTCACCGGAGGCGACTGGGACGAGGTCGTCGAGACCGCGGCCAAGTCCGACGACGAGCGCATCATCGTCAACATGGGCCCGCAGCACCCGTCCACGCACGGTGTGCTCCGGCTCATCCTGGAGATCGACGGCGAGACCGTCACCGAGGCCCGCTGCGGCATCGGCTACCTCCACACCGGCATCGAGAAGAACCTCGAATACCGCAGCTGGACGCAGGGCACCACCTTCGTCACGCGCATGGACTACCTGACGCCGTTCTTCAACGAGACGGCCTACTGCCTGGGCGTCGAGAAGCTCCTCGGTATCGAGGACCAGATCCCCGACCGGGCCAGCGTCCTGCGCGTGCTCCTGATGGAGCTCAACCGGATCTCCTCGCACCTGGTGTGCATCGCCACCGGCGGCATGGAGCTGGGCGCCACCACGATCATGATCTACGGCTTCCGCGACCGGGAGCTGGTGCTCGACCTCTTCGAGCTGATCACCGGGCTCCGCATGAACCACGCGTTCGTCCGCCCCGGCGGACTCGCCCAGGACCTGCCGCCCGGCGCGGTGGACCAGATCCGCGAGTTCGTGAAGACCATGAAGAAGAACCTGCCGGAGTACGACGCGCTCGCCACCGGCAACCCCATCTTCAAGGCCCGCCTCCAGGACGTCGGCTACCTCGACCTCACCGGCTGCATGGCCCTCGGCGCCACCGGACCCATCCTGCGCTCCGCCGGCCTCCCGCACGACCTGCGCAAGACCGACCCGTACTGCGGCTACGAGAACTACGAGTTCGACGTGCCCACCGCGGACACCTGCGACTCCTACGGACGCTTCCTCATCCGCCTGGAGGAGATGCGCCAGTCGCTGCGCATCATCGAGCAGTGCATCGACCGGCTCGAACCCGGACCGGTCATGGTCGCCGACAAGAAGATCGCCTGGCCCGCGCAGCTCGCGCTCGGCCCCGACGGCATCGGCAACTCGCTCGACCACATCAAGAAGATCATGGGCACCTCCATGGAGGCCCTGATCCACCACTTCAAGCTGGTGACCGAGGGCTTCCGGGTCCCCGCCGGACAGGCGTACACCGCCGTCGAGTCCCCCAAGGGCGAACTCGGCGTACACGTCGTCTCGGACGGCGGCACCCGCCCCTACCGGGTCCACTTCCGCGACCCGTCCTTCACCAACCTCCAGGCCATGGCGGCGATGTGCGAGGGCGGCCAGGTCGCCGACGTCATCGTCGCCGTCGCATCCATCGACCCCGTGATGGGAGGCGTCGACCGGTGA
- the nuoE gene encoding NADH-quinone oxidoreductase subunit NuoE — protein MPQLPAPAYPAEVRARLEADAKEVIARYPGSRSALLPLLHLVQSEEGYVSRTGMAFCAEMLDLTTAEVTAVATFYTMYRRKPSGDYQVGVCTNTLCAVMGGDAIFDRLKEHLGVGNDETTDDGKVTLEHIECNAACDFAPVVMVNWEFFDNQTPESATQLVDDLIAGRTVEPTRGAPLCTYKETARILAGFPDERPGAVEASGGAGHASLMGLKLAKGEAAPKARVVGPRGEAPGDQPQKGAEHLSSHDAPQQTSASDPDFPAGPAAEEGE, from the coding sequence ATGCCGCAGCTCCCCGCCCCCGCCTACCCGGCCGAGGTGCGCGCCAGGCTCGAAGCGGATGCGAAGGAGGTGATCGCCCGCTACCCCGGCAGCCGCTCCGCGCTGCTGCCGCTGCTGCACCTCGTGCAGTCCGAGGAGGGCTACGTCTCCCGTACGGGCATGGCGTTCTGCGCCGAGATGCTCGACCTCACCACCGCCGAGGTCACCGCGGTCGCCACCTTCTACACGATGTACCGCCGCAAGCCCAGCGGCGACTACCAGGTCGGCGTCTGCACCAACACGCTCTGCGCCGTCATGGGCGGCGACGCCATCTTCGACCGGCTCAAGGAACACCTCGGCGTCGGCAACGACGAGACGACCGACGACGGCAAGGTGACGCTCGAACACATCGAGTGCAACGCCGCCTGCGACTTCGCGCCCGTCGTGATGGTCAACTGGGAGTTCTTCGACAACCAGACCCCCGAGAGCGCGACGCAACTCGTCGACGACCTGATCGCCGGCCGCACCGTCGAGCCCACCCGCGGCGCACCCCTGTGCACCTACAAGGAGACCGCCCGCATCCTGGCCGGCTTCCCCGACGAGCGCCCCGGCGCCGTCGAGGCGTCCGGCGGCGCGGGGCACGCCTCGCTCATGGGCCTCAAGCTCGCCAAGGGCGAGGCCGCACCGAAGGCCCGCGTCGTGGGCCCGCGCGGTGAGGCACCCGGCGACCAGCCGCAGAAGGGCGCCGAGCACCTCAGCTCCCACGACGCACCGCAGCAGACCTCGGCATCCGACCCGGACTTCCCGGCCGGGCCCGCCGCCGAGGAGGGGGAGTGA
- the nuoF gene encoding NADH-quinone oxidoreductase subunit NuoF, which yields MTVATELNQNGTSPEKLLAPVLSAFWDQPNSWTLDTYRRHEGYEGLRKALAMSPDDLIAYVKESGLRGRGGAGFPTGMKWQFIPQGDGKPHYLVVNADESEPGTCKDIPLLFANPHSLIEGIVIACYAIRSSHAFIYLRGEVVPVLRRLHEAVREAYEAGYLGKDILGSGLDLELTVHAGAGAYICGEETALLDSLEGRRGQPRLRPPFPAVAGLYACPTVVNNVESIASVPAILNKGKDWFKSMGSEKSPGFTLYSLSGHVAGPGQYEAPLGITLRQLLDMSGGMRPGHRLKFWTPGGSSTPMFTEEHLDVPLDYEGVGAAGSMLGTKALQCFDETTCVVRAVTRWTEFYAHESCGKCTPCREGTYWLVQLLRDIEAGKGQLSDLDKLNDIADNINGKSFCALGDGAASPIFSSLKYFRDEYEQHITGKGCPFDPAKSTLWADDKNAHQGVNA from the coding sequence ATGACGGTGGCCACCGAACTCAACCAGAACGGGACCAGCCCCGAGAAGCTGCTCGCACCCGTCCTGTCCGCCTTCTGGGACCAGCCGAACTCCTGGACCCTGGACACCTACCGCCGCCACGAGGGGTACGAGGGACTGCGCAAGGCCCTCGCCATGTCCCCGGACGACCTCATCGCGTACGTCAAGGAATCCGGTCTGCGCGGCCGCGGCGGCGCCGGCTTCCCCACCGGGATGAAGTGGCAGTTCATCCCGCAGGGCGACGGCAAGCCGCACTACCTCGTCGTCAACGCCGACGAGTCGGAGCCGGGCACCTGCAAGGACATCCCGCTCCTCTTCGCCAACCCGCACAGCCTCATCGAGGGCATCGTGATCGCCTGCTACGCGATCCGCTCCTCGCACGCCTTCATCTACCTGCGCGGCGAGGTCGTCCCCGTCCTACGCAGGCTGCACGAGGCCGTGCGCGAGGCGTACGAGGCGGGCTACCTCGGCAAGGACATCCTCGGCTCCGGACTCGACCTCGAACTCACCGTCCACGCCGGCGCCGGCGCGTACATCTGCGGTGAGGAGACCGCGCTGCTCGACTCCCTCGAAGGACGGCGCGGCCAGCCCCGGCTGCGCCCCCCCTTCCCCGCGGTCGCCGGTCTGTACGCCTGCCCCACCGTGGTGAACAACGTCGAGTCCATCGCCTCGGTTCCCGCGATCCTGAACAAGGGCAAGGACTGGTTCAAGTCGATGGGCAGCGAGAAGTCCCCCGGCTTCACGCTGTACTCGCTCAGCGGCCACGTCGCCGGACCCGGACAGTACGAGGCCCCGCTCGGCATCACGCTGCGCCAGCTCCTCGACATGAGCGGCGGCATGCGCCCCGGCCACCGCCTCAAGTTCTGGACGCCCGGCGGCTCCTCCACCCCGATGTTCACCGAGGAACACCTCGACGTCCCCCTCGACTACGAGGGCGTCGGCGCCGCCGGGTCCATGCTCGGCACCAAGGCGCTCCAGTGCTTCGACGAGACGACCTGCGTGGTGCGGGCCGTCACCCGCTGGACCGAGTTCTACGCCCACGAGTCCTGCGGCAAGTGCACCCCCTGCCGCGAGGGCACCTACTGGCTCGTCCAGCTCCTCCGCGACATCGAGGCCGGCAAGGGACAGCTGTCCGACCTCGACAAGCTCAACGACATCGCCGACAACATCAACGGCAAGTCGTTCTGCGCCCTCGGCGACGGCGCCGCCTCGCCGATCTTCTCCTCGCTCAAGTACTTCCGCGACGAGTACGAGCAGCACATCACCGGCAAGGGCTGCCCCTTCGATCCCGCCAAGTCGACCCTCTGGGCCGACGACAAGAACGCTCACCAGGGGGTGAACGCATGA